Part of the Candidatus Brocadia sinica JPN1 genome, TGGAGCAACCGATTATAATATACCTAAATTCTGCAAATGATTTTCGCTATGCGAAAATCGACCTTCTATAATACCCTTGCTAGACAAAAATCAATACTACACTTCAGTTTATTTGGGTTTTCTGAGTTACCCAGCGCCATTTTGGACAAAAAGAATCGGAAAATAGCCCCGATTCAGCCATTCGGAGCGACAAAAACCGGGATGGAAACATACCATCTCCCGGCACGGTGTTTTCAGCGCTCAAAATACCCCGGCTCAAAGACAACAATCATTTTCTGCCCGAACGCAACACTCAGCGATATGCCTTCCCACGCCCGCCATTCCTCCTGATGGAGAAACTTCTCGGGCAACTTTAAGGTCAACTGTCTGCCTCCCTTTATCAATTTCCCTGCAACACGGATTAACCACAGTCTCATCGTCTTTACTTCCCACTGTTGTATCACCCCTCCCGTGAGCAACGCCATCCACTTCAAGAGATTATATGCTAGCCCGACCTTCGCAATTCGAGGGGTAGGCAAACCGCTAAGCCAGTAAATTCAAGGGGTCATGGAAAAAGGTCGGCACTACAGACCGACCTATCCTGATGCATAAATCTTGGGCGGAGGTTGTTCAGGAAGCGTCAATCCCAATTGTGCCAAAAGGAGAACAACATCCTTTTCCGGCTGTGTATAGCGGCTCATGACAATGTGGCGACCATCCGTTGTCGGTAAATGAACGTCAATCATTTGAATGCTCGATAGTTTTTCCAAAATTGCTTCAGACGTCAACCCTGCGGCTCGTCCCCGCGCAAGATTTCGCAGCGTCGTGTGGAGACAAAAAGCCAAAAAGGAGACAAAAATATGGGCTTCAATCCTCCTTTCCAATTGGTGCCATATGGGGCGGATGGAAAGCGATCCCTTCAAATCCTTAAATGCCTGTTCTATACGGGTCAACAGCAGATACGATTCCCAGACGGTTTCAGGCGAGGCTGCCTGCATATTTGAACGAAGCAGATAGCGCGTCCCTCACGCCGCAACGTTCTCCGCAGGCGTTCACGATCCAGACTGAAATGGAACGTGTGTTCATTTACCGGTTCTTGCGGATTTGGCAGAGAGATGCGAACCAGCCCAAAGTCTCGTCCGGCCTCTTTCTTTAATGCCCCGATATGCATCAGCAGGTCGTCACGAGTGATGCTCTTTCGATTGCGAAGTTCGTGCAGGCTTCTCCACAGACGCTTGAGTCTGCGGCGACGCATGGAACGTGCCTTGGCTACCCGGTCATGGCTTTCCACAGAGACGTAAAACTCCGATTCTTGCAGAAGTATTTTCACGCTGACACTCTCACGCGCCTGCATCCAGGGGCTGTTCGAGCAACGGTTTTTCAACACGGGTCAAATGTCTCTTCGGGGTGCCAACCAAATAATCAATCCCTCGGGAACGCATCTTTTCCAACATATCCTCCGTTGGAATACCGCGATCCATGAGCCAGGTGCGCCGAAATTTCTCACACTGCTTTTCGATCCTATCCAGAAACTCCTCCTCCAGTGTCGCAGTGTCTCTTGTATTGCCGGGATATACTTCGTAGGCCACGGGAAATCCTTCCGGCGTCAATACCAATGCCACTACCACTTGAACACAATCCGAACGTTTGTCCCGGCTGTACCCAAACCGTTTTTTACCCCCAGATCCCGTCGGTGGCGGATCACTTTCAAAATACGCACTCGTCAAATCATACAGCAGCACATCATACTTCGCGCCAAGCAGCTTGCCCCATTGCCCTTTTAAAAAACCAAACAGCTCGTCGCGATGCTCAAGCAGCAAATCCAAACAACGATACGGCTTGTCCTTCTGTGCCAGCGAATCATCTTCCCCCAACAGCTCTCCCATTGCGCTCCGCAAATACCACTCACGGTGAAAACGAAATTCGCTTCCCGGATCTATCAATCGGTAACAGACGAGCGCCTTCAGCATATTCAGCCAGATTGTCCCTTTACGGCTTGACGGCAAACGTCCTCTCCAAAAGGTGTCCAGTTCCAAAAGATCCCACACATACAATCCCAACCAGCTCGCACCCCATTCACACGGACGGCGCAATTCTATTTTGTCCAACCTCACCCGGATGGTTTCACAGCCCAGTATGGGCAATTCTTCCTAGTCATCCGGAAATAACGCCAGTTGTTTTGCTTTGGGTTTTGCACCCCACAGTGCCTCTATTGTCCGAACCCATCCCGCCCGTTGGTTATCATTGAGTTCTCCCAAATAGAGAACTTGCCGCTGCACCACTCTTCTTCCGCTGACCCGGCGGTTCTCTACAACGCTCCAATACCGGTGGGTTTTTCTATCCTTCGTCCGTGATTTTTCTCGGAGAAACATGCAAGCATTTTCGCAGTTTCCCTTGCATGCGTCAATAGGCTAGGTCGGCACTACAAGCCGTTTTGAAAATTCACCCCTTTAATATCAAGGGTTTCCCAGCTATACATGCCCAAAAATAACCGTTTTTAGGTGCGAATTGCGAAAGTCGGGCTAATCCTGCAACAAGGCTTCGCCTTGTTTGCAGGATTTAGGTATTAATTTTGTAACATCAGATGCTACCTCGTGTGCAACTGTCTCTGTTGATTTCCTTGTATTTGCAAAAATGAGGGCTTGTCCGCCATCTTTTATGGTTTCAAGGCTGAGGTTCACGACATCCAGGGCACTTTCCTTTTTTACCTGAATAATACTGCCGTCACGAAAGGTTATGGCATCGTTAAAATAGACCCCCTCCTTTAAAGGAACCGGCCTCCAGTCTGATTCGATGAGGTGTGCGCCGAGCCATTGAGCAATTTCTGGCGCATTCGGTATGGTAGCGCTCAATGCAATAAACCGGAGTCCAGGGTTCATCCACCTCAATCGGGTAAGGACGACCTCAAGGGTTGGTCCCCGGTAGGGATCTCCGAGGAGGTGTATCTCATCGGCCACCACAAGACTTATATCCCTCAACCACGAGGCGCGATGTCTGATGAGGGAGTCCATCTTCTCATTTGTCGTAACGATAAGATCCGCTTTATAAAGCCATGGGTCTGCGGTGTCATAATCTCCCGTGCTCTGTACAACCTTCATTCCTGTGTCTTTGTATTTCTTCAAAAAATCATCATATTTCTCCCTTGCAAGGGTCCGTAAGGGGACAAGGTATGCGACTTTCCCGCGTAGCTCAAGGAATACCCTGAGTGCTGCCATCTCGGCTATGAGGGTCTTCCCTGAGGCAGTAGGCGCTGCCACTACAAAAGAATCCTGACTTTGTAAGAGGCCCTCCTTTATTGCCAGGATCTGAGGCGGATAAAGTTCCTTAGTACCTGCAGCAACCAGGGTCTCTGTTAACCGCTTTGATCCACCGTAAGCATGTAAATCATCCACTATCATAGAAAGATATCGGAAAACTGGCAGTAAAAATTTATGCTCAGTAAACGCTGATACGAAAATTTTTTATTACGCGATTTTCAAATTAACTGCTTCTTGTCGGTCACTCGCCAAAAGATATCATGAAAACCTGTCAAAATAGTAATAGTCTTTTTAGAATATCACCACCCAGAGATAGGCCAGTGCAAGGAATAGGTACGCGAGAAATGAAATGGCAAGGAGCCACTGAGATATCCTTCCTGGGCGTGCCCAAGGCGGAAGATGTGGCGCCAGGATTTTGTAATTCAGGAGATAGAGAGCAACGGGGAATATCACAGTGCCGATAAAACCGATAACCGCACTGGTCATAATCAGAGGGCCTGGTGCATTGAGCAGCATGGTAAGAGAGGTAATCATAGTTAAAATTCCCAGGAAGAAATAATACCAATGACGCAACTCAAAGCGGCGGCTCCGGGGAAAAAGGATATGCACAATGTCTGCCTGCATCCTACTTACTGCGTCTGCGGTGGCCAGCCAGGTGTCTGTCAGAAAGGCCGCGGCCACGATAAGAAATAAGAATCGTCCCACAGAACCCCAGCTTACCTCGAAAAAACTGCTTTGCACAACGGCCAATTCGTATTCCCGGGGCAGGAGTCCTTTGGGAAAGAGCAGGGCATAAGCAAGCAGACAGGTCATAAGGGTAGTAAACAGATTTCCGCAAATGCCGACCATGGTATCAACAGAAAGGTAACGCCGCCAGCGTTTCCATCTTCCAGGATTATCCGGGGAGTCGTCGGGCAGGTTCCCGTCGCTCGTAACTGTTTCAGGTTTTCCTGTGACAGGTCCGGTAATACGGCCCATATGATCCGTCATGGCATTGCCCTTATCACGCATCCAATAAGAATAGAAAAGGATCCAGAAACCACCAAGACCGGCAAAGGTAATTGCGGTTAGCAGCTTGGTAGCATCACTGTTATCCCATGTACGCGGTATTGGACCACAGGGACCGAACAAGCCTTTCATGAACCCCGGTGCCGAGTGTAATACCTGCGGTTGAAGGCATGCCCAGAGCAAGCCGCTGACGGTGATCAATGCCACTACCTTCATGAGTCGTTCAATCAGTGAATATACCACACCGCTCATCAAGATGGCGGCAAGAAAGACCATGATAGAAGTGTAACCCCAGAATAACGTTTGACCTCGCTGGCTCCAGCCTGCAGGAAAATGGGTAAGCGCTGCCATTGCCGTTCCTCCCGCAGAGGCAAATGCGCCGAACCAGAGGAATGAGACTGTCATGAGCAGCCAGAGAAATATCCCAAACCAGCGGTTTAGCCGGATAAAGCCGTGGAAAATACTCTCGCCCGTGAGAAGTGTGTATCGACCAATTTCAACAGTAACAGGGTATTGGAGGAGGCAGGCAGGAATAAGCAGGAATAAAAAAGTCAGGCCGTATTTGGCAATGATGTACGGCCACCAGATCAGTTCTCCACTCCCCTGGGCAAGTGCCATCCAGACGATTCCGGGACCCAGCGCTACCCACCAGCCAGGAAAGCGTGGTACCGGTTTGCGTCCAAGAGAAGCGAATTTATTTTTCACTGTTTTGTTTTGTTCCTGTAGCGAATTCATTCAGTGTGAAAATCCCTTGAGATATCGAATTCTCTCCAGAATAGGTGGGTGCGAATAGTACAAGGTAACATAAAGGGGATGGGGATAAAGATTGGTGAGATTCTCTTTTGAAAGCTTTATGAGGGCACTTGCCATACTTTCAGGATCCTTCGTGAGCTCATAAGAAGCCCTGTCTGCCAGTCTCTCGTGTCTTCTCATAAAATAGCTCACACATGGAGTAAACAGTAATGAGAGAATATCCGTAAGGAATGCAAGGATTATAAATTTTGCATAAAGGGTATTTGAACTGACATGAAAAAGCGTTACAAGAAAGTCGCTTTGTATAATTTTGAACGATAGATAAAGGGCAATGAATGAAAATACTTCAAATGCAATGATCATTTTCAACATATGCTTTTTCTTCCAGTGCCCTATCTCATGCGCCAGCACTGAAAGGATTTCCGTCTGGCTCATGCTTGCAAGCAGGGTGTCATAAAGGACAATCCTTTTTGTTTTCCCAATACCGGTAAAATAGGCGTTGGTGTGTTTGCTTCTCTTTGATGCGTCTATTCTGAGAATCCTGCTTGCATGAATGCCAGCCTTATTTGTTAATTTAAGAATCCTTTCTTTTAGTGATTCATCTTCAATTGGGGTGAATTTATTAAAGAGAGGCTCAATGATGTAGGGAGATATATACAGAATAAAGATGCTGAAAATAAAAAGAAAACCCCATACCCAGAACCACCAGTAATGGGGACTCCACTGAATGAGCCAGAATCCTGCAAATGTCACCAGCGACAACATGACGGTTGAAATCAGGAGCGTTTTTATGAAATCGGATACCCATAGTCGTGAGGTCATGGCGTTGAATCCGTATTTATTTTCTATCTTAAAGGTATGGTAAAGGCTGAAAGGTATGGATAGGAATTCGGAGCCATAGGCTAAAAGTAAGAAGAACAGCCATCCCGATACGATAAATGACAGGTTCAGCGAAGCAATCCATGAATTATAGATATTCAGCAGACCGCCAAAGATGAATATGATGGTAATTATATTACTGAATATTGACGATATAAAGCTGAAACGGGTTTTTTCTGTTTCGTAGTCAATTGTTTTTTTTAGTACCGATTCGTCTATCTTTCCCGCAAATTCAGATGGAACAGTTGCGCCAGCCCTTCTCATGTGTCTGAGATTGAGATACTGAACCCAGTATTCAAAGGTCTCTTTGAAGATGTAAAGGCAAAGGATGAGAACAAGATATGCGTTCAGGATAAGACCTCCTTTTCGTTCACCTGGATTGTGTTCGTATTGTTAGCATAGACATATAAGTAATGATACTATCAAGAGGGATAGTTATGATAAATCAAAATTTTAACTTCTTATTTGACCATACAAAAGTGGAATAGTGCAATAGGAATTTTATTTCTTTTATTTTTTTGCTTGAGATAAGTTACTATGCATGTTATATAAGTATGAAGTTTCAATAATGGTTTTTACGAAGTAGTGCGGTAAAAGAACATTACGATAAAGGCAAATCCTGAGTAATCAGGGGACGCAAAGTAAAGGGTCTTATCAGTTGTTTAAACAGTTTAAGCCGTTTAAACTGTTTAAACGGCTTACGAAGAGACAGCCTTACTGCCGAAGATGTTTAATAAATATCTTTGCAGTAAGGCTTTTTTGTTTGGTTTTTCAGTAATTGAGTTTGATGACTATAGTCTTTTAACCAGGAATATTTACGATTTAGGAGATATATATTTTACAAAGAGAAGTAGGGGCGTATTGCAATACGCCCTAAGAAGCCTTTTTATTCTTACCCCGGCAACTTTTAGAAAGAATGGGAGGTGTATTATGGCAGAACCCGTACGTATTACTCCGAAAGAAGTTTACCAGAAGTTGAAATCCGGCACAACGCTCCTCGTCTGCGCATATGACGACGAGACAACATTCAGGCAAATGAAACTGCAGGGTGCGATTTCGCTGCACGAATTTAAATCAAGGTTACCGTCATTATCAAAAGATCAGGAGATTATCTTTTACTGCGGCTGACCCAAAGAAGCGAGCGCTGCCGGTCAGGCAGCGGAATTCATAAAGAAGGGATATAAGAATACAAAGGCCCTTGATGGAGGCGTTAATAGTTGGAAAAAGGCGGGCTATCCTATCGAACCGTAATAACGTATAAGGTTGGGTGAAGCTGACAGACTAGGTCAAATGAACTTTTTTGCTTCAAAAGTGAGTAAGAACTGCTATAAATTGCCATTTTTTGCGCTTGTTTTGTCGCTTTTTAACCCATAAAGCGGGGAATAAATCTCACGAAATAGGGTGAAATTGCCCATTTGACCCAGTCTGGAAGCGCATCTCGGTCATTACGGATGCCGATCATTAACTTTACTATAAGGAGGGAAGGGTATGGAAAACAAAATTATATGGGAAACAGGAATGGACAATGCCCTATCAAGGGCACGATTGGAGAAAAAGCCAGTGTTACTTGATTTCTTTAACCCAGGCTGAATCGGATGCCAACAGATGGATACAGTTTCGTATCCAAATAAAGACGTTACCGAATTTATCAGAGATTCTGTAATTCCACTGCGCGTGCGCTATGATACGCAGCCCCTTGCTACGGATTTTAGTATAAACTGGACTCCAACCCTTATAATTCTTGATATGGAAGGCAAAGAACATCACAGGGCAGTCGGTTTTCTTTCTCCCGAAGAATTGATGCCTTTGTTATTGCTGGGTATTGCAAAAGTTCATTTTGACCACAATGCATTCAAAGAGGCGTTTTCAAACCTGGAGAAGATTTTATCTGATTTTCCTAAAAGTGACTCAGCACCGGAGGCAATTTATCTGAAAGGTGTATGCTTATACAAAGATACGAAAAATCCAAAAGGACTTAAAGAGGCATACGAACAACTTCAGGCCAGGTATCCTGAGAACGAGTGGACAAAGCGGGCATATCCCTATCGGCTTTTATAGCTGTGTACCTTGCGATCGTGAGTTAGGCCACTCCGGACTGCGCTGAAGAAACTCCAACAACTCTAAACCAAACGTAAAGGAGTTACCTATGAATACAAAATACACTTACCGCCGTCTCTCCAAAGATAACGCCGCAGTCCTTCTCATTGACCATCAATCCGGCCTTGTTAATCTTGTGCGGGACTACTCGCCGGATGAATTCAGGAATAACGTCCTCGCACTAGCCGACCTCGCCAAATACTTTAAGCTGCCGACCATCCTGACGACCAGCTTTGAAGATGGTCCCAATGGTCCAATCGTACCAGAACTTAAGGAAATCCACCCAGAAGCCGTTTACATTCCGCGTCCTGGCCAGATCAATGCCTGGGACAACGAGGACTTTGTGAAGGCGGTCAAGGCCACCGGCCGCAAACAGTTGCTCATCGCTGGTGTTCTGACAGAAGTTTGCGTGGCCTTCCCCGCGCTCTCAGCACTGGAGGAAGGCTTCGAGGTCTTCGTCGTCACCGACGCTTCCGGTACCTTCAACGAGGTCACGCGCCACGCTGCGTGGGCGCGCATGGTGGCTGCAGGCGTGCAATTGATGAACTGGATGGCCGTTGCCAGCGAACTGCATCGTGACTGGCGCAACGACATCAAGGGATTGGGCAAACTGCTATCCAGCCACCTGCCTGCTTACAGAAACTTGATTACGAGCTACTCGGTAAAGAAACCAGTGGCCTAATCTGCGCTCAGCTAAACGATTTCGCACATCACGGCTCCTGTTCCCGTAGACCCAACGCGCAGGAGCCGTGCCGTACTCTGCCGGAAGCTGTTCTTGTTGGGCGAAATTGCGTTCCTGGTGCCGTACGTGTTTTGTTTTTCTGAATGCAGAAAGAGGGAGAGATACCGTTGACCTATTTGAAGTACCTTCAACCATGTGCATGATCTTCAATGAGACAAACAATAAAATGTACCGGTGCTTTCCATGAGCAATTAACGCCCTATAACGCTGTTATGGAATTATTTATATACCTGATAGCTCAGGTGATAATTGAGACATATTTCTGACCAAAAATCGATGGAGGAACGCAATGACTGAAACGAGAAAGATCCGTAAGGTCTTGAAAAGTAAACCTACGATAGAAGGTGCCGGTGTCCACCTCAAACGTGCATTGGGATATAGCCAGGTTCCGATGTTTGACCCTTTTTTACTTCTGGACGATTTCCGCTCAAACAATCCAGAGCATTATATCAAGGGTTTTCCATGACACCCGCATCGTGGAATCGAGACAATCACCTATGTTCTTCAGGGAGATGTTGAGCATGGTGACAGCATGGGGAATAAGGGCATTATATCGTCTGGCGATATACAATGGATGACCGCGGGAAGCGGGATCATACACCAGGAAATGCCGAAAGGCGACCCAAATGGTGTGATGTTTGGATTTCAACTTTGGGCCAATCTCCCCAAATCCCACAAAATGATGGAGCCTCGTTATCGGGACGTGAAAAACAGGCAAATCCCGGAGGTAATGCTTGAGAATGGCACAAAAGTCAGGGTCATATGCGGTAAAGCTGGCGGTAGGCAAGGACCTGTTCGGGATATTATCACCAACCCGGAATATCTTGATGTAACAGTTCCAGCCCGTTCAGAATTCATACATCCGACAAAGCGTGGACACACTGTTTTTGCGTACGTCATCGAAGGTAAGGGATATTTTTGCAAGGAAAAGCTACCGTTTTCTTACGAGATCGAAGGAGTCAACTATTTCGATATTCAAAGAGATCCCTTTGTAAGTAACGAGACTCTTGTTCTC contains:
- a CDS encoding thioredoxin family protein; protein product: MENKIIWETGMDNALSRARLEKKPVLLDFFNPG
- a CDS encoding DEAD/DEAH box helicase; this translates as MIVDDLHAYGGSKRLTETLVAAGTKELYPPQILAIKEGLLQSQDSFVVAAPTASGKTLIAEMAALRVFLELRGKVAYLVPLRTLAREKYDDFLKKYKDTGMKVVQSTGDYDTADPWLYKADLIVTTNEKMDSLIRHRASWLRDISLVVADEIHLLGDPYRGPTLEVVLTRLRWMNPGLRFIALSATIPNAPEIAQWLGAHLIESDWRPVPLKEGVYFNDAITFRDGSIIQVKKESALDVVNLSLETIKDGGQALIFANTRKSTETVAHEVASDVTKLIPKSCKQGEALLQD
- a CDS encoding rhodanese-like domain-containing protein, which codes for MAEPVRITPKEVYQKLKSGTTLLVCAYDDETTFRQMKLQGAISLHEFKSRLPSLSKDQEIIFYCG
- a CDS encoding transposase; its protein translation is MYWLSGLPTPRIAKVGLAYNLLKWMALLTGGVIQQWEVKTMRLWLIRVAGKLIKGGRQLTLKLPEKFLHQEEWRAWEGISLSVAFGQKMIVVFEPGYFER
- a CDS encoding M48 family metallopeptidase, translating into MRRAGATVPSEFAGKIDESVLKKTIDYETEKTRFSFISSIFSNIITIIFIFGGLLNIYNSWIASLNLSFIVSGWLFFLLLAYGSEFLSIPFSLYHTFKIENKYGFNAMTSRLWVSDFIKTLLISTVMLSLVTFAGFWLIQWSPHYWWFWVWGFLFIFSIFILYISPYIIEPLFNKFTPIEDESLKERILKLTNKAGIHASRILRIDASKRSKHTNAYFTGIGKTKRIVLYDTLLASMSQTEILSVLAHEIGHWKKKHMLKMIIAFEVFSFIALYLSFKIIQSDFLVTLFHVSSNTLYAKFIILAFLTDILSLLFTPCVSYFMRRHERLADRASYELTKDPESMASALIKLSKENLTNLYPHPLYVTLYYSHPPILERIRYLKGFSH
- a CDS encoding tetratricopeptide repeat protein, encoding MDTVSYPNKDVTEFIRDSVIPLRVRYDTQPLATDFSINWTPTLIILDMEGKEHHRAVGFLSPEELMPLLLLGIAKVHFDHNAFKEAFSNLEKILSDFPKSDSAPEAIYLKGVCLYKDTKNPKGLKEAYEQLQARYPENEWTKRAYPYRLL
- a CDS encoding Nramp family divalent metal transporter; protein product: MNSLQEQNKTVKNKFASLGRKPVPRFPGWWVALGPGIVWMALAQGSGELIWWPYIIAKYGLTFLFLLIPACLLQYPVTVEIGRYTLLTGESIFHGFIRLNRWFGIFLWLLMTVSFLWFGAFASAGGTAMAALTHFPAGWSQRGQTLFWGYTSIMVFLAAILMSGVVYSLIERLMKVVALITVSGLLWACLQPQVLHSAPGFMKGLFGPCGPIPRTWDNSDATKLLTAITFAGLGGFWILFYSYWMRDKGNAMTDHMGRITGPVTGKPETVTSDGNLPDDSPDNPGRWKRWRRYLSVDTMVGICGNLFTTLMTCLLAYALLFPKGLLPREYELAVVQSSFFEVSWGSVGRFLFLIVAAAFLTDTWLATADAVSRMQADIVHILFPRSRRFELRHWYYFFLGILTMITSLTMLLNAPGPLIMTSAVIGFIGTVIFPVALYLLNYKILAPHLPPWARPGRISQWLLAISFLAYLFLALAYLWVVIF
- the ycaC gene encoding isochorismate family cysteine hydrolase YcaC; the protein is MNTKYTYRRLSKDNAAVLLIDHQSGLVNLVRDYSPDEFRNNVLALADLAKYFKLPTILTTSFEDGPNGPIVPELKEIHPEAVYIPRPGQINAWDNEDFVKAVKATGRKQLLIAGVLTEVCVAFPALSALEEGFEVFVVTDASGTFNEVTRHAAWARMVAAGVQLMNWMAVASELHRDWRNDIKGLGKLLSSHLPAYRNLITSYSVKKPVA